A section of the Magnetococcales bacterium genome encodes:
- a CDS encoding TIGR02646 family protein, with product MRHIQKGPPPGQLVQWRQEGLVFDFLPDRRLLREKLLAEQHRLCAYTMRRIGSDNSHIEHIVPQSQDPERALDWNNMVACDESSHYGAHYKKDERVFLSGEANFLSPLNPSCESRLQYHRDGQVAGTDDVADKTIRRLNLNHTDLQTDRRVAFETAGLVPKRGSRPGKPLMKTPLEARRFAQKVIDPNQGELPPFCQALFQVAGQRAAQGGV from the coding sequence ATGCGTCATATCCAAAAAGGCCCACCACCGGGCCAGTTGGTGCAATGGCGGCAAGAGGGACTGGTATTCGACTTCCTGCCGGATCGGCGTCTGCTTCGAGAGAAGTTGCTTGCCGAACAGCACCGCCTGTGCGCCTATACCATGCGGCGCATCGGTTCCGATAACAGTCACATCGAACATATCGTGCCGCAATCGCAGGATCCTGAACGGGCGTTGGATTGGAACAATATGGTGGCGTGTGACGAATCGAGCCATTATGGCGCTCATTATAAAAAAGATGAACGAGTGTTTCTCTCAGGCGAGGCCAACTTTCTCTCCCCCCTGAACCCCTCCTGCGAAAGCCGTCTGCAGTATCACCGAGATGGGCAGGTAGCGGGCACCGACGACGTGGCCGATAAGACCATCAGGCGCCTCAATCTGAATCATACCGATTTGCAAACGGACCGGCGGGTGGCTTTCGAAACGGCGGGGTTGGTCCCCAAAAGAGGCTCCCGTCCCGGAAAACCGCTCATGAAAACCCCATTGGAAGCCCGGCGTTTCGCCCAAAAAGTCATTGATCCGAACCAGGGTGAACTGCCGCCCTTCTGCCAGGCCCTGTTCCAGGTTGCCGGGCAGCGCGCCGCACAGGGAGGAGTCTGA
- a CDS encoding NAD-dependent epimerase/dehydratase family protein: MPHYLVTGGCGFIGSHLVEALLAAGHRVRVLDDLSTGKLENLPPGVDFRRGDVAEEADVARAMEEVEGCFHLAAISSVARSNEAWFETHRVNLGGAIRVFEAAKRCGGLPVVYASSASLYGNAGPLPLSETTLPRPLTAYGADKFGCELHARAASHVHGVPTVGFRFFNVYGPRQDPRSPYSGVISIFIDRLLNDQVLMIHGDGQQVRDYVYVGDVVRFLLAGMKRAPREAEVYNVCSGHGVSLLELIATLGEVSGLTPRTVNVAPRPGDIRASIGDPTLGRTTLGLTCQTPMSVGLKDTWEALRGRALSAP; the protein is encoded by the coding sequence ATGCCCCACTATCTGGTTACCGGCGGTTGCGGATTCATCGGTTCTCATCTGGTCGAGGCGCTGCTGGCGGCGGGGCATCGGGTGCGGGTGTTGGACGATCTCTCCACCGGCAAGCTGGAAAACCTCCCGCCGGGGGTGGATTTCCGGCGCGGCGACGTGGCCGAGGAGGCCGATGTGGCGCGCGCCATGGAGGAGGTGGAGGGCTGTTTTCATCTGGCGGCCATCAGCTCCGTGGCCCGCTCCAACGAAGCCTGGTTCGAAACCCATCGCGTCAATCTGGGCGGGGCCATTCGCGTTTTCGAGGCGGCCAAACGCTGCGGCGGCCTGCCGGTGGTCTACGCCTCCTCCGCCTCGCTCTACGGCAACGCCGGGCCGCTGCCCCTCTCCGAAACCACTCTGCCGCGCCCGCTGACCGCTTACGGGGCCGACAAGTTCGGCTGCGAACTGCACGCCCGGGCCGCCAGCCATGTTCACGGCGTGCCCACCGTCGGCTTCCGCTTCTTCAACGTCTACGGTCCCCGGCAGGATCCGCGTTCGCCTTACTCCGGCGTCATCTCCATCTTCATCGACCGGCTGCTGAACGATCAGGTCCTGATGATCCACGGCGACGGCCAACAGGTGCGGGATTACGTCTACGTCGGCGATGTGGTGCGCTTCCTCCTGGCGGGCATGAAACGGGCTCCCCGCGAGGCGGAAGTCTACAACGTCTGCTCCGGACACGGCGTCTCCCTGTTGGAACTGATCGCCACCCTGGGGGAGGTCAGCGGCCTGACCCCCCGCACCGTAAACGTCGCCCCCCGTCCCGGCGACATTCGCGCCTCCATCGGCGACCCCACCCTGGGGCGGACCACCCTGGGCCTTACCTGCCAAACCCCCATGTCCGTCGGGCTGAAGGATACTTGGGAAGCGTTGCGGGGGAGGGCCCTATCAGCCCCATGA
- a CDS encoding AAA family ATPase: MRIDELHLKNFKCFEDRRFGPFDPQFNLVIGDNGTGKTSFFQAMEVVLSEWLRADVYGSLDRTLDQWEKGQKLRTFDLEKVRQIESPGAVFQLEFCHPAFLTVNATIGELSANSHIELSQDEHSAPLYRLSVSPETDNIRKLALGIFTRVRAWQDEILPLVASYDEYRASSTTPVIIASTDLGGLPSRFDGYREAQGSSLSGERLTTWFANKYWIAWGEDKVPFDLPVVREAIRQFLPGAEKIDFDRVRKEIVATIQGKTLPFSLLSRGQRDMMALVGDLAQRAVSLNPHLENPLQETPGVVLIDELDLHLHPKWQRNIVHDLKRVFPKLQFFCTTHSPVLIGEVKPEEIVFLEEPASRRTFGMDANAILNHVMGGTERNAEVKRDLDAIFDWIEAGEFESAKKAITDLRNRIGDIPDLVAAEVALFDYQNSDGREEG, translated from the coding sequence ATGCGGATTGACGAGTTGCACCTGAAGAATTTCAAGTGTTTCGAGGACAGGCGCTTCGGGCCGTTTGATCCGCAGTTCAATCTGGTGATCGGGGATAATGGTACGGGGAAGACCTCTTTTTTCCAGGCGATGGAGGTTGTGTTATCGGAGTGGTTGCGTGCCGATGTTTACGGATCGCTAGATCGAACGCTAGATCAGTGGGAAAAGGGGCAGAAGCTGCGAACATTTGATCTCGAAAAAGTTAGGCAAATTGAATCACCTGGGGCAGTTTTCCAGCTCGAATTCTGTCATCCTGCCTTCTTGACGGTTAATGCCACAATAGGAGAACTGTCTGCAAACTCACATATTGAACTGAGCCAGGATGAACATTCCGCTCCGCTTTATCGTTTGAGCGTTTCGCCCGAAACGGACAACATTCGGAAACTGGCTTTGGGAATCTTCACTCGGGTGCGGGCTTGGCAAGACGAAATTCTGCCCCTGGTGGCCAGTTACGACGAATACCGCGCCTCTTCCACGACTCCGGTTATAATCGCTTCGACCGATCTGGGGGGGCTGCCTTCCCGCTTCGACGGATATCGGGAGGCCCAGGGTTCCTCCCTCTCCGGGGAGAGGTTGACCACTTGGTTTGCCAATAAATACTGGATTGCCTGGGGAGAGGATAAAGTACCTTTCGACCTGCCGGTAGTTCGGGAGGCCATTCGGCAGTTCCTGCCGGGAGCGGAAAAGATCGATTTCGACCGGGTGCGCAAAGAGATTGTCGCGACCATCCAGGGCAAAACTCTGCCTTTCTCCCTGCTGAGTCGGGGGCAGCGGGACATGATGGCACTGGTCGGCGACCTGGCCCAGCGGGCGGTCTCCTTGAATCCCCACCTTGAAAATCCCTTGCAGGAGACCCCCGGAGTGGTGCTGATCGACGAACTGGATCTGCATCTCCACCCCAAATGGCAACGAAACATCGTTCACGATCTGAAGCGGGTTTTCCCCAAACTGCAATTCTTCTGCACCACCCACTCCCCCGTGTTGATCGGCGAGGTGAAGCCCGAGGAGATCGTCTTTTTGGAGGAGCCGGCTTCCCGTCGCACCTTCGGCATGGACGCCAACGCCATATTGAACCACGTCATGGGTGGAACGGAGCGTAATGCCGAAGTCAAACGGGACCTGGATGCGATTTTCGATTGGATCGAGGCAGGTGAGTTCGAGTCGGCCAAAAAAGCCATCACGGATCTCCGTAACCGAATAGGGGATATCCCCGATCTGGTGGCGGCGGAGGTGGCGCTTTTCGACTATCAGAACAGCGATGGCCGGGAGGAGGGGTGA
- a CDS encoding SpoIIE family protein phosphatase — MNALLSLLRLTGLLLLGILLVAVSHLLTRQWLLSELREETHLQALQFKHQAETTLASLTLPVRILARQNTVRSFAARANPPEELNRYLSDYAHLIKADVVYLMDAEGTTVASSNADEPGSFVGKNYGFRPYFQNALQRRPGLYVAQGVTSNVVGLYLGQPVENDQREVVGVVAVKYPAEILLPPTQLDAPQRAIRMLVEENGITFAANHPALHLSPTRSLNESERQAIEKARKFPLKATTESGAPLSRDAEGWLRWEEPLPPDQVSTLPHQGLLGAKRRHFGELIALDNAPELQVGLLRPYFTDQAEYIEHFLENGLLMVLLYILVLVKLRAVLEKRRHLEQIGLLMRHVPVATALFDQGLRYLQASHRWLDDHNLDANQARGQSHFELVRNLPERWQEIFQRALQGKWERQEAEPFVTESGETEYITWEAFPWRQNRGEIGGVLLFKENVTQRVRMEEEVRRQRDRMAYEREFIEEVITRMRTSPHFDARGLRYLLAPVEKTAGDLLLSARREDGRWHVMLGDFTGHGLTAALGGPLVSDIFYAMTAKGLPMATLLTEINEQLNRKMPTGMFMAGIFLEMDETTGHLALWNCSMPEVLLFRGSTVHERLPSRYLPCGVLKEESYEADVVLLHPGDKVLLYSDGVADLMDPEGERLGQDALEQVMGQVLRNGEELEKLRLFLEAFRASKEQTDDISVVEVTLKA, encoded by the coding sequence ATGAACGCCCTGCTCTCCCTGCTCCGCCTGACCGGCCTGCTCCTGCTCGGTATCCTTCTCGTTGCCGTCAGCCATCTCCTGACCCGACAATGGCTGCTCTCGGAACTCCGGGAGGAGACCCATCTCCAGGCCCTGCAATTCAAACATCAGGCGGAAACCACCCTGGCCTCCCTGACCCTGCCGGTACGCATCCTCGCCCGGCAAAACACGGTGCGCTCCTTCGCCGCCCGTGCGAACCCGCCGGAAGAACTCAATCGCTATCTGTCGGACTACGCCCACCTGATCAAAGCCGACGTGGTCTACCTGATGGACGCCGAAGGCACCACCGTGGCCTCCAGCAACGCCGACGAACCCGGCTCATTCGTGGGCAAGAACTACGGTTTTCGCCCCTATTTTCAGAATGCGTTGCAAAGACGACCCGGCCTCTACGTGGCCCAGGGCGTCACCTCCAACGTGGTGGGGCTCTATCTGGGCCAACCCGTGGAAAACGACCAACGGGAAGTGGTGGGCGTGGTGGCCGTCAAATACCCCGCCGAAATCCTGTTGCCCCCAACCCAGCTGGATGCCCCCCAACGTGCCATTCGCATGCTGGTGGAAGAAAACGGCATCACCTTTGCGGCCAACCACCCGGCCCTGCACCTCTCCCCCACCCGCTCCCTGAACGAAAGCGAACGGCAGGCCATCGAAAAAGCCCGCAAATTCCCCTTGAAGGCCACAACGGAGAGCGGAGCGCCCTTGAGCCGGGATGCGGAAGGCTGGTTGCGTTGGGAAGAACCCCTCCCTCCGGACCAGGTGTCCACCCTGCCCCATCAGGGTCTTCTGGGAGCCAAACGTCGCCATTTCGGGGAACTGATAGCCCTGGACAACGCCCCGGAACTGCAGGTGGGTCTGCTGCGCCCCTATTTCACCGATCAGGCCGAATATATCGAACACTTTCTGGAAAACGGCCTGTTGATGGTGCTGCTTTACATCCTTGTCCTGGTCAAGTTGAGAGCCGTCCTGGAAAAGCGGCGTCATCTGGAACAGATCGGCCTGCTGATGCGGCATGTCCCGGTGGCCACGGCCCTGTTCGATCAGGGCCTGCGCTATCTCCAGGCCTCGCACCGCTGGCTGGACGACCACAACCTCGATGCCAACCAGGCTCGCGGTCAAAGCCATTTCGAGCTGGTGCGCAACCTCCCGGAACGCTGGCAGGAGATCTTCCAACGCGCCTTGCAAGGCAAATGGGAACGTCAGGAGGCCGAACCCTTCGTCACCGAGTCGGGCGAAACGGAATACATCACCTGGGAGGCCTTTCCCTGGCGGCAAAACCGGGGGGAGATCGGCGGCGTGCTGCTTTTCAAGGAGAACGTCACCCAGCGGGTGCGCATGGAAGAAGAGGTGCGCCGTCAGCGGGACCGCATGGCCTACGAACGGGAGTTCATCGAAGAGGTCATCACCCGCATGCGCACCTCACCCCATTTCGACGCGCGGGGCCTGCGTTATCTGCTGGCGCCGGTGGAAAAGACCGCCGGCGACCTGCTGCTTTCGGCCCGCCGGGAAGACGGTCGCTGGCACGTCATGCTGGGCGATTTCACCGGCCACGGACTGACCGCCGCCTTGGGCGGCCCGCTGGTCTCGGACATCTTCTACGCCATGACCGCCAAAGGGCTGCCCATGGCCACCCTTCTGACGGAGATCAACGAGCAATTGAACCGCAAAATGCCCACGGGGATGTTCATGGCGGGCATTTTTCTGGAGATGGACGAGACCACGGGCCACCTGGCCCTGTGGAACTGCAGCATGCCGGAGGTGCTGCTGTTTCGCGGCAGCACGGTGCATGAACGCCTTCCGTCGCGTTACCTGCCGTGCGGGGTGTTGAAGGAGGAGAGCTACGAGGCCGACGTGGTTCTGCTGCATCCGGGCGACAAGGTTCTGCTCTATTCCGACGGCGTGGCCGACCTGATGGACCCGGAGGGCGAACGCCTGGGCCAGGACGCCCTGGAACAGGTGATGGGACAAGTACTGCGCAACGGGGAGGAACTGGAGAAACTGCGCCTCTTCCTGGAAGCCTTCCGCGCCAGCAAGGAACAGACCGACGACATCAGCGTGGTGGAGGTGACGCTCAAGGCATAA
- a CDS encoding putative DNA binding domain-containing protein, giving the protein MKTGRTAPQANETLASLVNSLISNQRETSWVEFKVNNANPKEIGEYLSALSNAAALSEKPYGYLVWGVDDATHEVIGTTFIPEEARNGNEELRVWLARMLNPRLVFTFHRFQMGGKEVVLLEVPSAKNQPTQFAGDEFIRIGSSKKPLKGYPEYERDLWRLFDRKPFETGIALENLAESDVLSLLDFPAFFEMLQQPLPSDTQRILHRLNAENMTIANAAGGLDVTNLGAILFAKKLKDFGRLARKALRVVVYEGSGRIQTVREQEGQKVYASGFEGLLEFVRTLLPRNEVIGKALRQDVPMYPDLAIRELVANALIHQDFSVTGSGPMVEIFSDRMEITNPGYPLVSTDRFLDSPPRSRNEALAAFMRRIGVCEERGSGVDKVVSEMERYQLPAPRFETPEGSPRATLFAHKPFSDMDSRERVHACYLHACLRYTQNNPMTNGSLRERFGIAAHNSATASRIIRDAIEAEKIKPLNPEQAKKNSRYLPWWA; this is encoded by the coding sequence ATGAAAACCGGTCGGACCGCACCACAAGCGAATGAAACGCTCGCCTCGTTGGTCAATTCACTGATAAGTAACCAGCGGGAAACGTCATGGGTCGAGTTCAAGGTGAACAATGCCAATCCGAAAGAGATTGGTGAATACCTCTCTGCATTGTCCAATGCGGCCGCCTTGTCAGAAAAACCGTATGGATATCTTGTTTGGGGGGTTGATGATGCCACCCATGAGGTCATCGGCACGACCTTTATTCCCGAAGAAGCTCGAAACGGCAACGAGGAATTGCGTGTTTGGCTGGCACGCATGCTCAACCCCCGGTTGGTTTTCACCTTTCATCGCTTCCAAATGGGCGGAAAAGAGGTTGTCCTGCTGGAAGTTCCGTCTGCCAAGAATCAACCTACACAGTTTGCTGGGGATGAATTTATTCGCATCGGATCTTCCAAGAAACCGCTGAAAGGGTATCCTGAATACGAGCGCGATCTTTGGCGCTTGTTCGATCGAAAGCCTTTCGAAACGGGTATTGCCCTCGAAAACCTGGCTGAATCAGATGTTTTGAGCCTTTTGGATTTTCCCGCTTTTTTCGAAATGCTCCAGCAGCCTTTGCCTTCCGACACCCAACGGATTCTGCATCGGTTGAATGCCGAAAATATGACGATTGCCAATGCTGCGGGAGGATTGGATGTGACCAACCTCGGCGCCATTCTGTTTGCCAAGAAATTGAAGGATTTTGGCCGACTGGCCCGAAAAGCCCTGCGCGTTGTGGTCTACGAGGGGTCGGGACGCATTCAAACCGTGCGTGAGCAGGAGGGGCAAAAAGTCTATGCCTCGGGTTTTGAAGGGCTGCTCGAATTTGTCAGAACCCTGTTGCCTCGAAATGAGGTGATCGGCAAAGCCTTGCGTCAGGACGTGCCGATGTATCCGGATCTCGCCATTCGGGAGTTGGTCGCCAACGCTCTGATTCACCAGGATTTCTCGGTGACGGGTTCGGGACCGATGGTCGAGATCTTTTCGGATCGTATGGAAATCACCAATCCCGGATACCCCCTGGTGAGTACGGACCGTTTTCTGGACAGCCCGCCGCGATCCCGTAATGAAGCCTTGGCTGCTTTCATGCGTCGCATCGGGGTTTGCGAAGAGCGTGGCAGCGGGGTGGACAAGGTCGTCTCCGAAATGGAACGGTATCAGTTGCCCGCTCCCCGTTTCGAAACCCCGGAAGGATCCCCCCGAGCCACTCTGTTTGCCCATAAACCCTTTAGCGATATGGATTCCCGCGAACGGGTTCATGCCTGTTACCTTCACGCCTGCCTGCGGTATACTCAAAATAATCCTATGACGAACGGCAGTTTGCGAGAGCGTTTTGGCATCGCCGCCCATAACAGTGCAACCGCTTCCCGGATAATCCGAGACGCCATAGAGGCCGAAAAAATCAAACCACTGAACCCGGAGCAGGCCAAGAAAAATTCCCGGTATCTGCCTTGGTGGGCCTGA